A segment of the Panthera uncia isolate 11264 chromosome F1, Puncia_PCG_1.0, whole genome shotgun sequence genome:
TTTGGCTCTCACCTTCTAATTCCTTGATGGTCTTTGTCAGACTATAAACAATCCATGCAGGGAGACTTAGCTAGCTCAGAAACACTCTCTGCTTCTTTTTAATATCTCTGGTGGACTGACATTTAGAAGTGTGATGGAAAGATTTCAAGAACAGGTTTCTCAAGAGAGAACTCCCTGTTCACAGACTGGGCCCTCTTTGTTCTTCCAGAACCCTCTAAAGCTCAGTTTCTGgaatttctcttccctctgtgctGGCCAGTTTCCACTAGCTTTATCTCTTCCGCTGCTGGGAATAGGTTCCTACCATAGCTTCACCTTGAAATATTTCCCTAAAAACCTCACCCTTTCTCTAACTACACTCAGAATTCCTCTGTGGTCTGATAAAGGAACTGAATACCGAAAACTGGGGATTTTCCAGAAAATGCAGAATACAACTTGACAATAACTGTGTAGAcaggaaaataagtaaaagtctTGATCGTCTAATCTATAGCCAAGAAACATTAGAGAATGTATCCGGTATGTGATTCAAAATGATTTTGGGAATTCGTATAAAAAGTGATTATTAGTAGTCCCCCTAATATCTTACTTTGCTTTAGTTAGCATAGCTTATAAAGATGACCTTATAcaatcttacttatttttatttgtctccttcattggaatataagctccatgaaaatGGAGTGTTTTCTTCACTACTGAATTCAACAAGCCTACAGttgtgtttggcacatagtagatactaaATGGACATGTTTCATTAACCCAAGAATGATAGGGATAAATCATCTAACTAAatcatttcttcctttgaatCTTATTTGAACCAAGAGATCTAACTCTTTATATTTCATCTAGGGAGTGAGCTGTGTCTTTCTACCCAAAGCACTTAAGGCTGTTGAGCCCATGGTAAGAAATAACCGAACTTCGACAGTGACGGAGTTTCTCTTCTCTGGATTCCCCCAGTTTGAAGATGGCAGCCTCctcttcttcattcctttgttcatCATCTACATCTTCATTGTGATTGGaaatctcattgtattttttgcAGTCAGGATGGACACCCGTCTCCACAACCCCATGTACAATTTCATCAGCATCTTCTCCTTCCTGGAGATCTGGTACACGACAGCCACCATCCCCAAGATGCTCTCCAACCTCATCTGCGAGAAGAAGACCATCTCCATTACTGGCTGCCTCCTGCAGATGTACTTCTTCCATTCACTGGGAAATTCCGAGGGGCTTTTGTTGACCACCATGGCCGTTGACAGGTACATTGCCATCTGCAACCCTCTCCGCTACCCGACAATTATGACCCCCCAGCTGTGTGCTCAGCTCTCTGCAGGCTCCTGCATCTTTGGCTTTCTTGTGTTGCTCCCAGAGATTGTTTGGATTTCCACACTGCCTTTCTGCGGGCCCAACCAAATCCATCAGATATTTTGTGACTTTGAACCTGTACTGCGCTTGGCTTGTACAGACACGTCCATGATCCTGCTTGAGGATGTGATCCATGCTGCGGCCATCATCTTCTCTGTCCTGGTTATCGCTGTCTCTTATGTCAGAATCATCACCGTGACCCTGAGGATCCCGTCTGCCGAAGGCCGCCGGAAGGCCTTCTCTACCTGCGCGTCTCATCTTGGTATCTTTTTGATGTTCTATGGCAGCGTGTCCCTCATGTACCTGCGCTTCTCCACCACTTTCCCACCAACTTTGGACACAGTCATTGCACTGATGTTTGCCATTCTTGCTCCCTTTTTCAACCCTATCATCTATAGCTTGAGAAACAAAGACATGAAGATTGCGATTAAGAAGCTTCTCTGCCTTCAGAAGGTGTTTAATGCACCTGCAAGTTGATGTTACCCCATAGGCACCTCTCACTTTGGATGTTACTCTAAGATACTAAACCACAAAACGAGCATATAGCTCATTCGTTGTCACACTGATAGTTTCTACTTATTCCATTTCTTCCCATGTTTGTTCTATTTATACATGTCTAATGTATCACAGACTACCTGTTCAGACATGCGTAGGTGGATAGATAATAGGGAGGAAATATGACGTTTAAGCCATTAAAATATATGctgtaaacattaattttatttctattacgtaagtattattcttattattccaTAAACATTAGTAACAACTGCAGATTATAAGatacagtggttaagagcataagATCTATAGAAGAGAGGCTCATATTTTACTGGACTACATACAAGCTTTGTGACCTTAAACATGAAGTAGGTCTGAGAGGTGTTGGATACATCTGTTGCCTTGACTGTGGTGCTTATATGTGGTGTTTGCATATCTTCACACTCATCTACTGcacatgttaaatattttctttgtatacaaagtatacctcaataaagttgttaaaaataaaatagaccatTTCATGCCACGGTAAACCATTAGAAAGGACATTTTTTCCCATTAACATTTTTTCCAGATCttctcatgtgatttttttctttagtttgcgTATAGTTGACCCATAATGCTAATTAGTcccaggtgtacaacatagtgattcaacacctctaTACTGTACGTCATGCTCCCCACGactgtagtcaccatctgtcatcatgCAGTGCTATGTTCCCTATGCTGGACCTTTTATTCCAATGGCTTACTATTATTTTggaatttcaagaaaaaatattataagaagTTAGACAAGGAAACTACGTCCCTATGTCACAGGAAGAAATGTTAGACAAactcaagagagaaagaaagcacatctTCCCATCCAAAATCTGACACATAATTCCAAAGGGGATTACATGATAAAAGCAACTAgatttgaagaagaagaagaagaagaagaagaagaagaagaagaagaagaaggggcgcctgggtggctcagttggttgggcatccgacttcagctcgggtcacgatctcgcggtccatgagttcgagccccgcgtcgggctctgggctgacagctcagagcctggagcctgcttcgattctgtgtctccctctctgtctgtccctcccctgttcatactctgtctctctctgtctcaaaaataaataaacgttaaaaaaaattaaataaaaaaagaagaagaagaagaaggaggaggaagaggaggagaaggggaaggaggagaaggagaaggagaaggaagagaaggagaaggagaggaggaggaggaagaggaaaataacaacaacaactctGAGTTTTCAACAGAGCAGTGGATTGAGCACTTGGAATACAGAATAATCCTGTGAAAAGTGGTGAGACACTGACTGTCACTAGAGAGGTCAGCAGGACCCACGTGGATTGTTTAGGGGAAGAGAGATTCACATGCATTTGtggcatgagaaaaaaaaaataacattgccCCCTCACTTCACTATTGGCACAAAATCCCAATGACATGTCTGTTGTGAAATGGTCTTATTTTCTATTaactatttttcaagtttttctttcaaGTATGTTTCCTTCAAGACTTTCCACACATGTGTGTTCATGTAAGAAGAGGAGGACCAACACAAAGCGCTCTTTGCAGGGCACAGGGTAGACTTACGAACACCTGGGGCGATAACCACAGTGGTGGGGAAAGTAGTTTGCCACGTCCAGAGATATGAGTTCAATCAGGAAAAAATACTTCATGACGACTTTGATCCCGAAATCTAATGAGACGAGCATACAATGGGGACCTTTCTGCTAGTTAATCCCGTGAGGGAAAGCGATGTTCTgcactggggggcagggagggaatcCCCAATGGAGCCCGCTTACCCTTCTTGCTATTCCCTGGGATGCCTGTGAAAATAACTGTAAGATCCCTTTTGGAGGGGCCGGAGGAGTGTCAAGCGTGCAGAGATCCACACAGACAGGGGAGCCCCTGCAGTCTTGGGTAGAGGTGAGTGCAGGAGGCTAAGGCTTGAGAAAGAATTCACTCACCATGCACAAGAAAGtcataggggttcctgggtggatcagtgggttagtgtctaactcttgatttcctctcagatcatgatctcatggttcgtgtgtccaagccccgtatcgggctctttGTTAACAGagcggagccttcttgggattctctctccctctctctctctctaaataaataaataaacaaacattaaaaaaaaaagcctgaggaCTCAGAAACTTCAAATGTTGGTAGCATATAAAGGCAAGTATAGCGGGAAAGTTACTGGGCACAGGCATAAATAAAACAGGATACTCCATTATGATGGATCCTTTGAGAGGCCAGTTTTTCCAGACTTGCTTAGGACTCTCATTAAAAGTGAATTgtcggggaaaaaaaaagttagagggggagggagccaaaccataagagactcttaaaaactgagaacaaactgagggttgatggggggcgggagggaggggagggtgggtgatgggcattgaggagggcacctgttgggatgagcactgggtgttgtatggaaaccaatttgacaataaacttcatatatatatatatatatatatacacacatatatatatatacatatacacatatatacatgtgtgtgtgaatTGTCATACTTCCCTTTCCAAACAGtctccaattttcttttctcacttgtCCATGGCTGTCTTGTGGGTTTAATTCTAATTGCATCAAGAGTATGGCTTCCAAGTTAATTTATTTGACaccaaccattttttttttacaggccAATCCTGTTCTAGGTTACTTCCCTGAAGGAAGAGCCCAgtctaaagaaggaaaaacaggggcacctgagtggctcagttggttaagagtccaacccttggtttgggctcaggtcatgatctcaaggtcatgagattgagccctgagttgggctcggCGTTGACAGTGTGAACCCTGttcaggattctctttctctctctctctgtctctctgtctctctctctgactccctccccactcactcttgctctctctctcccaaaataaacgaataaacatttaaaaaaataaggaaggaaaagctAGTAGTGGATGATGAAACATGATAAATATAATCCAGAAACCCCAGTGTAACAGTGCCCAATATTCTGGAGTGTTGACTATCTTCCTGACGCTGCTCTAAGCCCTGAAAGTGTGTTTACACATACGGGCAGGGGCAGTGGGTTCGAGCGCGTCCTTAGAGATACAGTGCACGGATTTACATTCTGACTTCAGGCGAGAATCCCTCGGAAAAGGGTTTCACCTGTCTGTGTCTAAGTGTTCTCCTCTGTAAAAAGAGGATGATCTTGCCTCCCTAGAGCATCTGGagcattagggaaaaaaatacagcCTGTGCTTGGGGCGGTGCTTGCCACAGTGACTGACTCCATACCCAGCACACTATGCAATGCGGTTCTTGCTATTGTAAAGTGTTTGGCCATTCTCAAAGCCTTCCATGCTAGTATTAATATTTCCTcccgtccgccttcggctcaggtcatgatctcactcacggtttcatgggtctgagccccccatcgggctcttccctgacagcgcggagcctgcttgagattctccctttctctctgccccgcccctgctcccactctctccgtctttctcaaaaataaataataaagaaaacacttaaaaacatttgggGACCGCTGTTTCTGTGATCGTACCTCTGAAGGAGCGGGGAGAAAAAGTCAAATACTAGTCAATGTGCACAAGAGTGTgaaattaggaaagaagaaaacttgcAAGTTATTTCCTGTTATTCATCCAAGTTACTTAGCTGTTCACCACCCGTTCTTCTCCGCCTCCTTGTGAGCTGGTGTGTGCCCTCTCCTTCATTCGCAGGGAGCTCTGCTGTGCATATGGAGAGGGGAAACCTGTCAGCCGTGACTGAATTCATCTTCACTGGCTTCCCGCAGCTCCAAGATGGCGGCCTCCTGTACTTCTTCCCCCTACTTTTCGTCTACACCTTTATTGTCATCGGGAACCTGATGGTCTTCTTTGCTGTCCAGCTGGACACCCATCCTCACAACCCCATGTACAATTTCATCAGCATCTTCCCCTTCCTGGGGATCCGGTACATGACAGCCACCATCCCCAAGATGTTCTCCAACCTCATCTGTGAGAAGAAGACCATCTCCATTACTGGCTGCCTCCTGCAGATGTACTTCTTGCATTCACTGGGAAATCCCGAGGGGATACTGTCGACCACCATGGCCATCGACAGGTCCGTGGCCATCTGCGACCCTCTCCACTGCCAGATGATCATGACCCCCCGGCTGTGTGCTCGGTTCTCTGCAGGCTCCTGCATCTTGGGTCTCCTCATCCTGCTTCCTGAGATTGTGATGATTTCCACACCGCCTCTCTGTGGGCCCGACCAAATCTGTCAAATCTTCTGTGACTCGGTCCTCGTGCTGAGCCTGGCCTGTACAGACACATCCACGACTCTGGTTGGAGATGTGATCCATGCTGTGGCCATCACCGCTACCATCCTAATCATTGCCCTGTTCTCTATCAGGATGGTCACTGTGGTCCTGAGGATCCCCTCTGCTGAGGCTCGGCAAAAGGCCTTTTCTACCTGTGCAGGCCATCTCGCTGTGTCCCTGATTTTCTTCGGCCACGTGTCCCTCATGTACTCACGATTCAATGCCACCTACCTCCCAGTCCTGGACACCACAACTGCACTGATGTTTACTATCCTTGCCCCCTTCTTCAATCCCGTCACCTATAGTCTGAGAAACAAGGACATGAAGAACGCGATTAGAACACTGTTCACCTTCGGAAAACGTTCGACACGTTGGAGGTTAATTCTGAGCCACAAATCTCCTCCCCCCGTCTTACTGTTTTCtgtaacagattaaaaaaaaaaaatgaaaccactcTATACATAGTTCTTTATCACACTGAACTTTCTGTCTGTTCTCCTCATTATTTTCCCTGATATCTAGGAAAACACATTTATACTCTAGGTCATAGCTATTAACAATGATGTACATACGGTCAAGAACCTTATTATGGGGTTgatttgcttgctttcttctgaaCGGTTGTAATTAAAGGAAAGCTCGCTCATCACTCCAGAAGCTGGCCGTGTGCTTCAGGCAATAGATCTCGGGAAAGTTCTCTATTTCATTATGGATCATGGATTACCTGATTAGGTTTGTTGGGAGTAgctatcttgtttttttttaagtttttgaaattaatttatgtattttgagagagaaagagagcacaagcaggggggaggcacagagagagagagagactatatCCCAAGCACTccctgcactgttagcacagagcttgatatggagctcaaactcacgaatggcgagatcatgacctgagccaaaaccaagagtcagatgcttaactgagtgaaccaTCCGGGAGCCCCGGGAAGCAgatatcttaaaataataataataataataataatacttaaggAAGTCAAGTATACTTTCCTTTTTAGTAGTGTAATTAGTTCTTCATTAGAATAATAAGCGTATACATTTAATAAGACTAAATGATTCCTGTTGCCAAACATGTTCATAAGAAACCTACCGTGTAGGATACTGTTGACACATATACACTTCagtacacacagatacacacagagagGAACGTTAGTTATTGCTGGTCTTCCCGGGGCTAagcatcttcattttcttcaacaCAAAAGTCTTCTTTGCATCTATGGAATGGCCGCTTCAAATAACATGATTCATTTGACTTTCTAACCGAACAGCTCTAAAGAAACTTTCCTCTCCTTGCCATATCCAGTGCTGTTGCCTGAAGTTTCCATCATAATTCATGCACAGCTCTTATAATTATCTTCATAAAACACACGTACAATAATTTTGgtataaaaatagcaattttatcCTGTGTACTGAAATTTCCTTCCCCGACAGTCCAATAAAACAGCCCAAACCACGTGGATATTAATTTCTTTAGAGACCCAAAAGGCGCACAAAACACGAAGCAACCCCACCTAGCTTACATCACAAGCATCCTTCcagggggggggaagaaaaaaacctctgtaagtcctgaaaaacaaagaaaggtgaAGTCAATagacaaaatgtaaataatctcTTAAAGTCATAGTATATACGACACAAAATTTAAGGGAATTCAGTACAGGCAAGAGAAGGCCCTATCTGGGAAATATTTTGCAGGAATCTTTTTTGATAAAAGTGTTggaaattccaggggcgcctgggtggctcagttggctaagcatccagcttcagctgaggtcacgatctcgtggtttgtgagttcaagccccgcgtcaggctctgtgctgacagctcaggaacctggagcctgcttcggaatctgtgtctccctctctctctgcccctcccctgctcacgttctgtctctctctgtctctcaaaaaataaacattaaaaaaaatgttttcaagtgttGAAAATTCCAAACAGAAGTTGGATTTTGATAGATAATACATTGGGATGGGGGCTCATGAATAAGTATCTGGCATATTTCTGTTTATTAAGTGGGGACTTTACCTCTTCAACTCCTGGGTTTCCTTTGGTGGATGGCACATGAAGTGAAGTTGGGACATCTTTGCCTCAAAAGTCTGAGTTTAGGATTCCACAACC
Coding sequences within it:
- the LOC125925831 gene encoding olfactory receptor 6K3-like; its protein translation is MELLSGTRENLSEESPSPTGRSPETPGAVLGVITLLFVDCTTMEMRTFIRQRWPLASGRGGFGMRVFTEGHLAMSRDILVIMTGGGVHATGTQEVEVSVAANRPTMDREASSLSPPAKNYLVRNGVSCVFLPKALKAVEPMFEDGSLLFFIPLFIIYIFIVIGNLIVFFAVRMDTRLHNPMYNFISIFSFLEIWYTTATIPKMLSNLICEKKTISITGCLLQMYFFHSLGNSEGLLLTTMAVDRYIAICNPLRYPTIMTPQLCAQLSAGSCIFGFLVLLPEIVWISTLPFCGPNQIHQIFCDFEPVLRLACTDTSMILLEDVIHAAAIIFSVLVIAVSYVRIITVTLRIPSAEGRRKAFSTCASHLGIFLMFYGSVSLMYLRFSTTFPPTLDTVIALMFAILAPFFNPIIYSLRNKDMKIAIKKLLCLQKVFNAPAS
- the LOC125925832 gene encoding olfactory receptor 6K3-like, with amino-acid sequence MERGNLSAVTEFIFTGFPQLQDGGLLYFFPLLFVYTFIVIGNLMVFFAVQLDTHPHNPMYNFISIFPFLGIRYMTATIPKMFSNLICEKKTISITGCLLQMYFLHSLGNPEGILSTTMAIDRSVAICDPLHCQMIMTPRLCARFSAGSCILGLLILLPEIVMISTPPLCGPDQICQIFCDSVLVLSLACTDTSTTLVGDVIHAVAITATILIIALFSIRMVTVVLRIPSAEARQKAFSTCAGHLAVSLIFFGHVSLMYSRFNATYLPVLDTTTALMFTILAPFFNPVTYSLRNKDMKNAIRTLFTFGKRSTRWRLILSHKSPPPVLLFSVTD